One genomic window of Arthrobacter sp. KBS0703 includes the following:
- a CDS encoding GntR family transcriptional regulator yields MAGATAPLLGLEKKSLREQALSALRTAITSGELEPGRHLVETELSDMLQISRGTLREALRQLEQEGLLSAGPRGRLSVRHLDAKEIRDIYSVRAALESLAARALCELPDRQNVITSLRAAIDAMAAATEGSLEERIESDLEFHRTMCRLTGNETLLHSWESLEGSIRMSIMFAGLEKGVRNMSVERHHDIVAAIETGDASLAGKTIREHMDSAAAVLVA; encoded by the coding sequence ATGGCCGGAGCAACAGCACCCCTGCTGGGACTGGAAAAGAAGAGCCTTCGCGAGCAGGCGCTTTCCGCGCTGCGCACCGCCATCACCAGCGGCGAGCTTGAGCCCGGCCGGCACCTGGTGGAAACCGAGCTGTCCGACATGCTCCAGATCAGCCGTGGAACGCTCCGGGAGGCCCTGCGGCAGCTCGAGCAGGAAGGCCTGCTGTCCGCGGGCCCGCGCGGCCGCCTCTCCGTTCGCCACCTGGATGCCAAGGAAATCCGCGATATCTACTCCGTGCGGGCCGCGCTGGAGTCCCTCGCAGCCCGGGCCCTGTGCGAACTCCCGGACCGCCAAAATGTGATCACGTCGCTGCGCGCGGCAATCGACGCCATGGCGGCCGCAACCGAAGGCAGCCTCGAGGAGCGGATCGAGTCCGACCTCGAGTTCCACCGCACCATGTGCCGGCTTACCGGCAACGAGACACTGCTTCACTCCTGGGAATCGCTGGAGGGATCCATCCGGATGTCCATCATGTTTGCCGGCCTGGAGAAGGGCGTCAGGAACATGAGCGTCGAACGGCACCACGACATCGTGGCGGCCATCGAGACCGGCGACGCCTCCCTGGCCGGCAAGACCATTCGCGAGCACATGGACAGTGCGGCCGCCGTCCTGGTGGCGTAA
- a CDS encoding transketolase, giving the protein MTIDQETRTLKETATDRLHRISAAAYRIRHHALTMGEVQGQGYVGQALGAADMLAAVYADQLRFQADNPGWEGRDRFLLSTGHYAIGHYAALAEAGIFPVEELETYGSDDSRLPMSGMSTYTPGMEISGGSLGHGLTIAVGMALGLRHQGSAARVYNFLSDGELDEGSTWEAAMGAHHHQLGNLTAMVDINALQADGKTDTVLRTEPVTEKWEAFGWYTQRVDGNDVGALLAAFDNAAAQAAAVGRPSVILCDTKVGRGVPLLEDREKAHFMRIEEHEWQLCREQLTAGYEGKAVR; this is encoded by the coding sequence ATGACTATTGATCAGGAAACACGCACGCTGAAAGAAACTGCCACGGACCGCTTGCACCGCATCAGCGCTGCCGCTTACCGGATCCGTCATCACGCCCTCACCATGGGCGAGGTCCAGGGCCAGGGCTACGTCGGCCAGGCCCTCGGGGCGGCGGACATGCTGGCCGCCGTGTACGCGGACCAGCTCCGCTTCCAGGCGGACAACCCCGGCTGGGAAGGGCGTGACCGCTTCCTGCTCTCTACCGGGCACTACGCAATCGGCCACTACGCCGCGCTGGCCGAGGCCGGCATCTTTCCGGTCGAGGAACTGGAAACCTACGGTTCCGACGATTCCCGGCTCCCGATGTCAGGGATGTCCACCTACACCCCGGGCATGGAAATCTCCGGCGGATCGCTGGGCCACGGCCTCACCATCGCCGTCGGCATGGCACTGGGCCTGCGCCACCAGGGCTCCGCGGCGAGGGTCTACAACTTCCTCTCCGACGGCGAACTGGACGAGGGCTCCACCTGGGAGGCCGCCATGGGTGCGCACCACCACCAGCTGGGCAACCTCACCGCGATGGTGGACATCAACGCCCTGCAGGCGGACGGCAAGACGGACACCGTGCTCCGCACCGAACCCGTCACGGAAAAGTGGGAAGCCTTCGGCTGGTACACCCAGCGGGTGGACGGGAACGACGTCGGCGCGCTGCTGGCGGCGTTCGACAACGCAGCAGCCCAGGCGGCCGCCGTCGGGCGTCCCTCCGTCATCCTGTGCGACACGAAAGTGGGCCGCGGCGTGCCGCTGCTCGAGGACCGCGAGAAGGCGCACTTCATGCGCATCGAGGAACACGAATGGCAGCTTTGCCGCGAGCAGCTGACCGCAGGATACGAAGGGAAGGCAGTCCGATGA
- a CDS encoding transketolase family protein gives MSTSTALTGTAPKLKTSAMIASFADPGQKTASAPFGHALVKAAQENDKIVGLTADLGKYTDMHIFAQAFPERFFQMGMAEQLLFGAAAGLAETGLVPFASTYSVFAARRAYDFLCLDSAEPNLNVNIVGGLPGLTTGYGPSHQATEDMAIFRGMPNLTIVDPCDSIDIEQAVPQLAASDGPTYLRLLRGNVPTVLDEYGYTFELGKAKVLRGGNDVVFVSSGLMTMRALQAAKALAAHNVDVAVVHAPTIKPFDAETVLAELNTDRLAVTLENHSVVGGLFETVASAVVTAGLGKRVVPVALPDAFLDAGALPTLHERYGLSVQRIVAKVLAELG, from the coding sequence ATGAGCACCTCCACCGCCTTGACGGGCACCGCACCGAAGCTGAAGACCTCGGCCATGATCGCGTCCTTCGCCGATCCGGGCCAGAAGACCGCGTCCGCCCCGTTCGGGCACGCCCTGGTCAAGGCCGCGCAGGAGAACGACAAAATCGTTGGCCTCACTGCCGACCTCGGCAAATACACGGACATGCACATCTTCGCCCAGGCCTTCCCGGAGCGGTTCTTCCAGATGGGCATGGCCGAGCAGCTCCTGTTCGGCGCCGCGGCGGGTTTGGCGGAGACCGGCCTGGTGCCGTTCGCGTCCACCTACTCCGTGTTCGCCGCCCGGCGTGCCTATGACTTCCTGTGCCTGGACAGCGCCGAGCCGAACCTGAACGTGAACATCGTGGGCGGACTTCCTGGCCTGACCACCGGCTACGGGCCAAGCCACCAGGCCACCGAAGACATGGCGATCTTCCGCGGCATGCCCAATCTGACCATCGTGGATCCCTGCGACTCGATCGACATCGAACAGGCCGTGCCGCAGCTGGCAGCCAGCGACGGGCCCACGTACCTGCGGCTGCTCCGCGGCAACGTCCCCACGGTGCTGGACGAGTACGGCTACACGTTCGAGCTCGGCAAGGCCAAGGTGCTGCGCGGCGGGAACGACGTCGTGTTTGTCTCCAGCGGGCTCATGACCATGCGGGCACTGCAGGCCGCCAAGGCGCTGGCGGCGCACAACGTGGACGTCGCCGTCGTGCATGCCCCCACCATCAAGCCGTTCGACGCCGAAACGGTGCTGGCGGAGCTGAACACCGACCGTCTCGCCGTGACGCTGGAGAACCACAGCGTGGTGGGCGGCCTGTTCGAAACGGTTGCCTCCGCCGTCGTCACCGCCGGCCTGGGCAAGCGGGTGGTGCCGGTGGCGCTGCCAGACGCTTTCCTCGACGCGGGCGCGCTGCCCACCCTGCACGAACGCTACGGCCTGTCCGTGCAGCGGATCGTGGCCAAGGTTCTTGCGGAGCTTGGCTGA